The following proteins are co-located in the Chloroflexia bacterium SDU3-3 genome:
- a CDS encoding 50S ribosomal protein L10 → MPTQRKIDQVADLTDKLSRAQVTLVADYRGLTVAEITDLRSRLRKSGAELIVAKNTLMEIAAKETGHTGLSELLAGPTAVAFAYDNASAAAKAIQDFNKGQKQLKVRGAMLGNSLLKEDALDQVAKMPTREQVLAQIVGGISSPVSGVVGVLNAAITNVLYALQGRIDQVGGDSASA, encoded by the coding sequence ATGCCAACACAGCGCAAGATTGATCAGGTTGCTGATCTGACCGATAAGCTTTCGCGCGCGCAGGTGACCCTGGTGGCCGACTACCGCGGTCTGACCGTGGCCGAGATCACCGACCTGCGCAGCCGCCTCCGCAAGTCGGGGGCCGAGCTGATCGTGGCCAAGAACACCCTGATGGAGATCGCGGCCAAGGAGACCGGCCACACCGGCCTCAGCGAGCTACTGGCTGGCCCCACTGCGGTGGCGTTTGCCTACGACAACGCCTCGGCGGCAGCTAAGGCCATCCAGGACTTCAACAAAGGCCAGAAGCAGCTGAAGGTTCGCGGCGCGATGCTGGGCAACAGCCTCCTGAAGGAAGATGCCCTCGATCAGGTCGCCAAGATGCCTACCCGCGAGCAGGTGCTGGCCCAGATCGTCGGCGGTATCTCGTCGCCGGTGTCGGGCGTGGTGGGCGTGCTCAACGCGGCGATCACCAACGTGCTCTACGCCCTCCAGGGTCGCATCGACCAGGTGGGCGGCGACAGCGCCTCGGCGTAG
- a CDS encoding 50S ribosomal protein L7/L12: MASDKVNSIIESIEGLNVLELVELKKTMEEKWGVTAAAPVFAGAPVAAAGGDAAPAAAAEEKTEFDVILTAAGANKINVIKVVRELTSLGLKEAKDLVEGAPKPVKEAVSKEEAEAAKAKLVEAGASVDVK; encoded by the coding sequence ATGGCGAGCGATAAAGTCAACAGCATCATTGAGTCGATCGAGGGCCTGAATGTCCTCGAGCTGGTCGAGCTGAAGAAGACCATGGAGGAGAAGTGGGGCGTGACCGCCGCTGCTCCGGTGTTCGCGGGCGCTCCGGTTGCCGCCGCTGGTGGCGATGCCGCTCCGGCCGCCGCCGCTGAGGAGAAGACCGAGTTCGACGTGATCCTGACCGCCGCTGGCGCGAACAAGATCAACGTGATCAAGGTCGTGCGCGAGCTGACCAGCCTGGGCCTGAAGGAGGCCAAGGACCTGGTCGAGGGCGCTCCCAAGCCGGTCAAGGAGGCTGTGAGCAAGGAAGAGGCTGAGGCCGCTAAGGCGAAGCTGGTCGAGGCTGGCGCTTCGGTCGACGTCAAGTAG
- a CDS encoding DUF2029 domain-containing protein, whose amino-acid sequence MRRFATRSGVVMMRSTKPRGLAQLAAIPSLIFFLSALIAWPAVAIGQSDVKLYYRYANAIFQGAVPYHTLPIEYPPLSLIPILLPRMFSLGFPMSITVYWFLLLCENTLWFYLIVLISCRLARSLGLAVGSFLFRMSLVGAVAALTLPWRFDLFPALMTSAMLLGLAQGRAGWAGGWLGAGVAAKLYPAVFGPVAAVWLLVQRRWADVLRMTGAAAAALLLAVLPFWLIDANGLLAMFRYHSARGVQIESVASGVIMVGKLLGLTTVSVQYNYGSHHMTSPWATVVLPWLMPLFLGLYALFLGFVFWAELRSQHVADPDAEAALMRRFQYLLVVLLLFIITNKVYSLQYIAWILPFAVILSRRQSLYLFVIVLFSVLIYPFTYRSLQQVQFLGIVVLNIRNIATLLLMADVFIAILSRYRSLRSR is encoded by the coding sequence ATGCGTCGCTTTGCTACCAGATCCGGAGTGGTTATGATGAGATCGACAAAGCCTCGGGGGCTTGCTCAGCTGGCCGCTATCCCGAGCCTGATCTTCTTTCTGAGCGCCTTGATCGCGTGGCCTGCGGTGGCGATTGGACAGAGCGATGTGAAGCTATACTACCGCTACGCCAATGCGATCTTTCAGGGGGCGGTGCCCTACCACACCCTGCCGATCGAGTATCCCCCGCTGTCGCTGATTCCTATCTTGCTGCCACGCATGTTCTCGCTCGGCTTCCCCATGTCGATTACGGTCTACTGGTTTCTGCTGCTCTGTGAAAATACGCTGTGGTTCTACCTGATCGTGCTGATCAGCTGCCGTCTGGCGCGCTCGCTAGGGCTGGCCGTGGGCAGCTTCCTTTTTCGCATGAGCCTTGTGGGTGCGGTGGCCGCGCTCACGCTGCCGTGGCGCTTTGATCTGTTTCCGGCGCTGATGACCTCGGCGATGCTGCTGGGCTTGGCGCAGGGCCGCGCTGGATGGGCTGGTGGCTGGCTGGGGGCGGGTGTGGCGGCAAAGCTCTACCCAGCGGTGTTTGGCCCGGTGGCGGCGGTGTGGCTGCTGGTCCAGCGGCGCTGGGCCGATGTGCTGCGCATGACCGGGGCTGCGGCTGCGGCGCTGCTGCTGGCGGTGCTGCCGTTCTGGCTGATAGATGCCAATGGGCTGCTGGCAATGTTTCGCTACCATAGCGCGCGCGGCGTGCAGATCGAGAGCGTGGCGAGCGGGGTCATCATGGTCGGCAAGCTTCTGGGCCTGACCACGGTGAGTGTGCAGTATAACTATGGCTCACATCACATGACTTCGCCCTGGGCGACTGTGGTTTTGCCTTGGCTGATGCCGCTTTTTCTCGGACTGTATGCGCTTTTCCTGGGGTTTGTCTTTTGGGCTGAACTGCGATCCCAGCACGTTGCTGATCCTGATGCGGAAGCGGCGCTTATGCGGCGATTTCAGTATTTGCTTGTGGTGCTTCTGCTCTTTATCATTACCAATAAGGTTTATTCGCTGCAGTATATTGCCTGGATATTGCCTTTTGCCGTTATACTATCTCGGCGACAGTCACTGTATTTGTTTGTCATTGTTCTCTTTTCGGTGCTGATATATCCTTTTACCTATCGATCGTTGCAGCAAGTGCAGTTTCTGGGTATAGTGGTGCTGAATATTCGTAATATCGCTACACTGCTGTTGATGGCCGATGTCTTTATTGCT